CATCTATTCTTTTGTGGAGGAGGAGAACCATTTGAGGGGGAGTCTTTATTAatgatctttttgcttatgataaaaaaagggcAGAAAATTTTGATTGACATTTTATGTCATGATCTTGTGATAACTGGTATCTATTTGAGGGGGAgatatatgtttttgttgacATTTTGTTATTTATCTCTATTATGAATTAATTACTTCTTTCCCCttagttataatttaagaaCAAAACCTTCAAGAACATGATATATCACAAGCCTTCAACcagttttttatcatcataaaaaatggggagattgttaccaatggGAAACATTTGTGCTTTAAagtaattttgatgatgatgcaagTGAAGACTTGAAGACCTGAAGAGCCTATAATGTAAATGTTAAAATCGATTCCTATAGAAATGATTTGTATAAGaatcattttacttttgttttcacCAACATCTCCAACCTCTCGCTCAGTGACccaactcgttgtgcgaataaaACAACATTAACACCAAACTTTAAACATCTCGCTTAGTGACCTAGCTTGCTAAGCGAATCTAGAGACAGTGGTCCAGATCCCTCAACCACTCGCTCAGCGACACAACTCGCTAAGCAAATCTAGAGACAATGGTCTAGACCTCTCAATTGCTCGCTCAACGGCCCAAGTCACTAGGCGAAAGGACAAACAGTGACCTAAACACTTAACCTCTGGCTGAGCGACTCCACTCGCTTAgtgagtctgcataattctacagCATGAAAATTGCAGAATTTTCTCCTTCCAGCACTCTTGACCAAAGTGAtgtatttttcccaacttctaaccccCTTAGATCTTGTTATACACTTAATTATACTCAACCAATTGTGTCTAGACCATCCTAAACGCATTTTAAACAAATACTTgctggaaaacaggtaggcttcatttcaacaccaagagggtgggtgaattggtgaggtttcaaaatcagagtccttttaaaatctttttcgcaaagtattatccttttaaaagtttcttgaatcacaaggaataaaaattttagttgCAGCGAAAAATACTAAGTAGACTACAAaaacagtaaagtcgactgaatgtagaAAAGTAGGGATAGAAgattcaaacacaattttttttactggtTTAGTCTCAATACCTACAtacagtgtccttccacaatcaggaagcaaatgcactataatggtcaaggtttttacaagacttttatagagacctccacgtcaaaatataaaacatctctctaaccctctaaccaaaatataggcaatacaaacaacaaagatctgcaacaagatatcccctcttctgcaatcttcaacccactttgaataatcctcaaagtgtccagactccacgagtcaaccccctgtaatcacaacaggtacaacagcaacaatctttacaaagattgagagaaatcttgatcagcaAGCAAGCACCGCAATGTGCAAAGTATGATCAACCAGTAagcacaaaaatatttttccttcaaagaacctcttcaaagatagatcaccacggtcttcttgatgagttcttggagcaaattctcaAAGATCACGATCtgtaaatcacaaatgaaagtgttagattaTCCAAAGTCTCTGTGATCAACTAAggcacctctatttatagttttctataaatcaggtGCTCTAGTAGTCGACTAAGCtagtaatacagtcgactgtccTCAGACagatataacagttaagtcaactAGTAGCAGTCAACAACTAACAAactgattttgcatttaatacaattgactatcattaatgcaataaataacttttgaaatatagttgttattGTTCACaacataacagaatttcaaacaaagCAACTAAGTCAGATCCACTgtgcatgtagtcgacttaggcatGTCAGCacagtttgaaaaacttttcaatgcaaaatcactcacaacactgcttttgaaagTCCTTGCATGGTGCCGAGtcttaatcgacttacttcataatgaagtcgacttaaaacttgcagtcatgccacacaatataagttcataaaagttcatgtggttttcttcatcaaaaacatatgtaatgcaaccATAAATGATGTAACAGATATAAGCTCAGataatgtgcattcacatatcaaaatcaacacaaaacatgtttaataagatatcaatcaataagcaacagaacatgtaacacataacaaaacatgtgttattgataatgtgttgtcatcataaaaaaccagagtgaataaagcactgtgagattaaggttagttaaaccagtgcttcccttatcaacaatctcaacagtagTTACAAGATTTCAAccaaaaacttacaaaaactACAACTTAGAGACGAAATTTGAATTATACCATTTGTGGCACAATTTCAAGCAACTTAGAGACTCCAACAAGTCCTATATGACTTACTAAGACTTTCCAAACTAACCATATGAGCACAGAACCTCCAACTCAAGTTTTCACTATCCCACTTCCTCAAAAACTAGTCCTAAACAAGCTAGACACTACCTAACCACCATCATATACTCATATCTCAgattttcttccatttcaagGACTTGAAAAACTCAAAAAGAAACTTATAACAGACTCTAAATACCTTAAAACCAGTTCACAACACTTCTCTCATAGTTTCAATACCTAAGACctcattttagaaaaaaaaagtggcCTACAACCAAGAGTAACCATTTCTTCCCAACAATTCAAGTTACATAACTCATTTCCCCAACATCAAATCCACAATCAATAACACAtacaaacaaattcaacattTTCTAAACCATTCATCATCACACAAAGCACCAATTAACCATTTTACGCATCATTCAAGTTCCAATTCACACATATatagataatttatattttaactacaTTCACACAACCTAATTAGCTTCATCAACTAGAATACTCATCAAGAAAGATAACTAGTTTCCCTCACCTCTAAACCAACAACCAAACTTTCTCAAAACACTCCACCGATTTTCATGCAACACAAGGAACTTCTAAAAACACCTACAAATCACTAATTCACGATTGGAGACAAATTTTAGAACCTAAATTGAGCCAAGAATTGAAGAAGGCAACTATTTGACACATGCAAACAGAAATTCTTTGCATGATCAAGAATCAAGAAAATACCAAGAAAAAGGGatgaaaacttacttgctctaaacaCCAAATTGATCGGATAGAAAGGTAGACCTTGACCTTGTGATCATCAAATAGATGACTTGAGATCAAgaaatcttagagagaagggagagagaacgaagagaaaaggtttttagagagagagtgttcttaaagtaatgagacgagtttagaaaattctatttatattatgttgagattgttgataagggaagcattggtttagttaaaccttaatctcacagtgttctggtattttatgatgacaacacattattaataacacatgtattgttatgtgttacatgttcaattctTTATTGAGAATGATATCTTAAAGAACATGGTTgtgttgattctcatatatgtatgcatattcactgattttatacttgatacatcattggtgattgcattacatatatttaagaaaagaaaaccacatgcacttcgTTGAACTTATAtcgtgtggcaaaactgcaagttttaagtcgacttcattatgaagtaagtcaattaaaacttgtgactttgcacagattttcaaaaacaatgttgtgagtatttttgcattgaaaagtttttcaaaactgatttGAAGTGTTTAAGTAGACTACATGCGTAGTGAAtttgacttagttagttatttgttttgaaattctgttaatgcttttgtgttgtaacgactatattttttttctatgctaaagcattaaatgcaagtcaacAGAATTAAATGCGAAatcaattttgttgttatgtctgctgctaatttgttttaactgttataaaTATCTGATGACAATCGGCTACATTAGTGGCaaagtcgactacaggagcgtctgatttatagaaaactataaatagacgtgattctgtTGATCATAGAGACTTTGgttgatctaacaatttcattttgatatttcaAATTGTGATCTCTATGTaaaggctccaagaactcatcaagaagacgaaggagatctttctttgaagagtttatTAAGGAGGAAATGATAtgtgcttactgtttgatcaaattctgcactggtgttcatcatattgatcaagacttCTATCTATCTTTGGAAGATTGTTGTtgtcctgttgggattacaTGAGGTGAACTCCTGGAGttttggacactttgaggattgttgtAAGTGGATTGAATATTgaagaagaggggatatcttgctgcagatcttttgtgttgctgcctatacttttagttagagggttagagaagtTGTCTAtaattttgacgtggaggtctctatagaaatctcgttgtaaaaaccttgactagtATAGTGCATTGActtcctggttgtggaaggacactagatgtaggcattgaggtcgaaccagtataaaaactttgtgtttgctttctctttccatGCACTttttactttaagtcgactttacaattTACACAATCAACTTTATATATCTGCTGCACTTAAAATTCTTATTCCTTACAAATAAAGCTTTATACTTTataaagctttatacttttcgaaaaagattttaaaaagactctgatttttaaacctcaccaattcaccccccttcttGGTATTGAAACTGAGCCATCCTGTTTCCAAcatattataaagttattttataataaaatactcggtcttattattttaatacacctacCAATtgtaatactctattttctaggttcttacattTGGGGTCCTTCTCTAAGAGAGTAGTGCTTAGAAGTGTGATTTTTCATGTAGTATGGACTAGGGTTTCACTTAAAGTGATGGTGTTATGCGATTACGGAGGGGACACATGTAGGAGCGGGGTTGGGGTTCACAAGTAGACAAAATAAATGCGCCATTATATACACATACGTAGTTTTATAACAACACGAGTTTTCTGTTCATGAAAGTGTTACATGTAAGGCTTATCTCTTTGAGTTTGGGGTGTTGTGAGAATGTAGTTAAGGGTCATGGTTTATTCTTTCTATAACATACATGCACCTGAGGAGGAGTGTGATTTCACGTGAGTGTGGATCATACGCTATTAAGGTTTCCGCAGACCAAGTATGAGTGAGTGACGTGAATATGGGAGTGGTGTGGATACTGTACTCATGGTATTTTAATGAGTTTTCCTAGGTGTTAAGGGTGTGCCAAAAGGTTTGGTGTTAGCAATGTGCTATATAAAACAATGCAGACTTGAGTTCTAAGGAGAGCATGTGTTGTTGATCAAACACGGATTAGTGGTTGAGGATGGTTCGTTGTAATGTGTTAAGGTTTCCTTGTCATTCTAATATGCTTTGCATGGGTTAAAAAGGTGGGATGTTGTTAAACTATGTAGTGTATGTGACTATAGAACCTGTTGGGGTTTTTAAATGCCATCATAACTTGCCTTGCATGATTTGAGATGTTTCAGTTGTTATATCAATAGATTCACTACAAGAGGCATGAACCCTGAATGCGATGCATGAAGAACATGACTAGACTTAAGTCGTTATCATGGAGTCCTAGGAAAGTCGAAAGGTACGTATTAAGTGTCAAGCTGATAAATGAATTAAATGGGATGAGGGAGTGTGAACAAAATGATGGGAAAATGTGTTGCAGTTTCATATGGAACCTTGTGTGGGTATGTTCACTTGGCTTCTTGAACCAGATGAATCAATGTTTTCTCCTATTCACTTAGTTTCTTGTACCagatttaattagggaattgtgcttaaatattcaatattttctcAGTTTTATTATTTGGCCTTAATTTGACctatagtttatattttaattaatttgaattatctgagcttaattatttctattattattttcaggacaATTTTGGAATTAGATTTTTAGGACATCAAGAGGGTTGCCagatcatttattattttccacatcagcattgtattttaatttcgtttttagtTTGAATAGACTTTGCTTTATTGTAATTTTGGGCAGACTTCCACATTTGGACCCCTTTTTGGTCATTTAGAAAAAGGCCCAAAAGAGGGGTTAACCTAGGTTTTGGTGCCCATGGAGCAGCCACCAAAGAGACTCTCATTCTAACTTATTTTCGCTTTTTAGCTTCTTAGACAGAGAGGAGAGCTCTccatttttagatttttttgttttctctcttttactcaTTACTTTTGTTTATGAAATTGTTTTAGAATAAATTGAAGTTCATTTTACTGTCTTGTTCTCTTTTTTGTACTGCAAATTCGtaatttgttcttgttttcattttacTGTCTTGAGTTCGTTCTCCAATTGGGTTTTCTACATTTTGAATTTCGTTTTTGAATTGCTAATTTCGTTCATGAGTTGATTTCCGTTTGCTGCATTCATTTCGTTTTCTAAGTTCATCTCGTTTTTTGCAATTTCTCATTGCCCCTGTTTtgatgttttcaattttgttttgttgtatgCATTTTGTTTTGATGATAGCATAAATCTGTTTGGTTAGTCATTAGTGAAATTGCAATGTTTTCCATTCTATTTTTGTGTTGCCATTTGATTCCAATGTTGTTGCCTTGCATTatgtttcatttgtttttgcacttgcaattagGACACGCTTAATCGTCTAATTGGTGTTTAATCTCCGCTTAGTTGATTAACCTGTGTGGTGCATAATTGATTAGAGATATGCATTGTGTTTACTTAATTcgcaattttgaagaccaaattaaccttcgcttagttggttagtttgtgttggattaggggtGAGAGGAGCATGCAATTTGTTGTTAATCAAGGATAGGAAACATTACAATTGAACTAGTGACAACCCTTTTTAATTAGTGTTTGAACTCGtgttttaatctattaattttaattcacacaATCTATCCAAACCCCCTTCCTCCCACTACGTGTTTGATCTTATGAAAGAACCAAAGTATGgtcttgagagacgacctaggagtcactccCTAGTATATTGCATTTCTAATCGCACATTAATTTGATTCGAATACGACTTCGATCAACCCCTCCAAAACGCCTCTTACCAATGGAGAtatcttatatgtatataaactcatgttcaTCTCTTGTTTTTTATCTGATGTGGGACTTTTTGTTTGTATCCTCACAAGGGGATGATGCCATACCCTTTAGCCATGGCCCAAAAGCATTCAAGAAGAGCTAGAGTCATCTATGCAGGGTGAAGCACAATTATTTCTCTCTCTTAGGTCATCACAAGCACCTCTCGTAGATTAGGAGTATTTAGGTCTTGTATTAAGGGTCAAGTAGTATATGGTTTTTGAACAATCTTGCCTAAGTTGTAGGGCAATATTTGTAACTAGCTTAAGCTAATCTTGCAGGGTGACTAGTTTTGTAACCCTAGCTTGGTGGAGGGTGTCTTAAATGATTCATGGTGGCCATATGGAAAGCTTTTAGTAGAGTTTCCTTACAAAGGTAGTGGTCATGTGTCATTTTCCTAGTGGGAAACTTTTGCTAAAATGGATTTTCATATGGCAAGCTCTTAGTGGAGAGATTTCTTACAAAGGTAGTGACCATGTGTCTTTTTTCTAGTGGGGAACTTTTACTAAAGTGGCTTTTCACGAGGCAAACTCTTAGTGGGGAGTTTTCTTACAAAGGTAGTGCCCATGTGTCATTTTCCTAATGGGAAACTTTTGCTAAAATGGCTTTCCACATGACACACTAGGAGTGGAAAGTTTTTCTAAAAGTTAGAGCGCCACATGTTAAGTTCTCATTCACCAAGATAggaattttagggttttgtacAAGATAGCATTTTAGGATTTTGGCCTACTTTGGAGACAACTttgcctataaatagaggtgtcccCCTTTGTAATATCACTCTGAGAATTATAATGTTATGCTGCCAAAATACTTGTGCCACcatattttgttttacattttatgTGGTCCCTTCTAGTCACTCTTCTCTATCGTTGCCCAACTTCTCGAGAGAACCATCAAACACCTCTATCCCACAATAAACATTCATAAACTGAGAACATCCTCTTCGTTCATCCAACCTCACCTTCATGGTCTCATTTTCATGCTTTGGTCTAACCTAACTTTAGGAGACTATCATAAATGAAGGTAGAAgaagtttgtttttttcttactcACTAACCCTTCAACCTAAACCCATAATCTCATATTTTATACCAGTAGAGCTGAAAAAGATACAAGCACATTTGTTGAAACATTAAGAAAATGAGAAGCTTGAATCACACCTGTGTTGCATTGATTCAAAGTTCATTCACCCAGATTCTGTAGTCTTTAAATCTAGCTCATGTTACATTCACACAATCATCACATATAGAATGAGCATTCATTTGATTTCAAATTGTTCGTAttctttcataattttcatgatttgttatttgacttttatcaatttccattaaattttttatcgtCATAAAAAGATTGTTGAAACTCTAAACAATCGTATCCCCATGATCTAATACTCATGAAGACTCactcataattttaattatgaaatcaGTTATGGTTAAAACGGATTACGTAATCGAAGTCATAATCatgtgtttttgaaaaattaaaacgaaaataCCTCAGCAACAATAACGATTCATACACAATGAAATGTGTTTAATTGAACGATGTTTTTATGTAGAAAGTATACATCATTCGTATTAGAGCACAAAAAAGGAATAACAccttaaattcaattaaatcttATTATAGTTAGAATCTccaataaaactaaaaattccATAACAAGCTCACAATCTGTACACATGTAAGAGATGTAAGGTATAATCAACATATCTGACAAAGTCTTAAGACTTTGGAGGAGATCTTATCATAATCAGTATGATGAAGTAATGGTCATCTTCAAAGGACTatacaaagaaataatataagagATATAAGAAATGCAAAACACAACAATCACAAGTGTTAGttgttagtttttgttagtgaaaatatttgaacttttaatctttctcattttttttttctacttttaacACGATCAATTTTATAACTCCAGACAAAACTTAGGTAATAACtcacattttaaaataaccTTATGAGCTTAAGTttgtacttttaaaatttttctagcTATTTGTTGAGATCTTAGTCTCAATGGTAgattaagacaaaataattaaaaataatttctgaaCTCAGTGTAATAAGGAATGGTTTGTTATTTGTTGTAACTATGAATAGCTTATGTATTTGTtgtaacaattaattatttgtatacttgtaataataatttatttgaaactaAATCTCTAAatcaattgttttaaaagaaaattctcTAAACTGTATAaaattgttgttatttattaGGACAATTTAATTCAATCCCTCCTTAAGTGATTTATTCCAACATTAAAAGGGACgtttagttaatttgaaaatcttaaacaaatacaacattaatacttaactattattttagttattcatctcattcaaaaaaaaatattctcaagcaaacttatttatatagatattaaatcatttattcaATGAAAACAATTGTTCGACAAAACATTACTAGATTACAATCAACATTCTTAACCAATTCTAACATAGATTACTTGCGGTGaatgttgtttaaataaattcaagGTTCAATTAAAGCAACTAGAGGGATCAATTTAGCAATTGCCACTTTTTTCTCCTTCAccctctttttcatttttctgaaaCACTCAAGTGCACAATATTCCATATGACCGATTATCCAAAATCACCATTAACTACAATTGAAACTATCTAAAGTGTGTTTTCCAACATTTAATCTATTTGATAAAACAAaggaattaagaaaaaaatatagcattcataatttaatattgCTTTTGTAGTGTTACAATCTTTCTACCCACTACCGAAAACGAAGTTACATAGACATCAGCTTTGGTCCATTGTCTGGCATACCCATCCCTGCAGCTAATTCGGCATCAAGTTGAGTATGTGGTGCAGGACCCATCATTTGTTTTACACTACAGAATGAAACTATAATATTAGAAGCAACATCATTCTACTACAAAATGTAAATGCCAGTGTGCTTTCAGTTCAATTGACATACATGTAACAGCCTTTAATGTGTGATGTTGAAGTCAAGGGTTTGAACAAGTATAGAACATTTTGATAAGTGTTCAAAGAATTCCTCATTAGTTAATAGGGCCAATtaacttcatatatatatttctttacttttccaaaataaatagaCATACAATACGAATTCACAccttatattaatataatttatgagTATAATAAGCAGGGAAAGGGCGAGCTAAGGTAATGATTGGGACTAAGGTAAGTAATTAATCAAGCTATTCAACATGCATGACTTCGTTAACTATCTGCCATCCATAATCTATACCGAGTCATCCAATTGGATCACTCCTTTTAAAACAGAAACTAGATGAaggatcaattttatttttattaaagttccAAATGCAATATCCTTTATCTAAACAAGCTTGAATTACCAGTATTATGTTCAACTACactcaattattattaaaagcCAAGGCTTGTTCCTCTCATAGTGTCCATCAGATTTATATGTTCACATATCTGAAGGCTCATACATGAAAAATAAGAGCACAGCAAAACACGAGCGATTCTATAAATTTAACCAATCTTCACCAATATAAATAAGGGGAGAATGTAGCATAgattcaaaaacaaaacataagaaaaactaGCATACCGCTTCTTGTGTCGTTTGGTCTTAAAGTGTTCATCCCTCACAGTTGTATTGGAAAAGTACCGACTGCACAAATAAAAACCCAAAGAATGCAGCATTATCAGGGAACTCTTCTTATAGGTTATTCAATAATCAGAATTAAAAAGCTCTAGAAATCAGTTCTTAAAACCATAAActgaaaagtttttaaaatttatccttTATCCTGTCTCTATCCTCTATATTCCTATCCATGTACTCTTTTTATCTTCTATTCCTATAACCTAAACTTGGCATCTTAGAGTTCTACTACACCAAACTTCAATCCCatgttaaaaaatcaataaatatacaaaagtcaattatattgataaaaacaagcacataaaaaaaggagaaagaaaaagaaattactcGCAGTGAGGGCAATAGTGCTGTCCCATCCCAGGCAAATCTTCGTCTACGGGTAAAGGGGTTATCTCTTCATCGGGTTTGTTTAGCTGCGCGTAAACCATATCGTCCCCTTTCAACTCAAATTTGGTTCGGCGTGCTGTCTTGTGAGAATATCTTCTCTTCTTCACGTTCCGGTGCGGACATTTTCCTCCCATTCTTAGCGTTTCACAACCGTTAGGGTTTCACAGCTCTGATTCCACTTCCCTTGAAACTTGTTATTAGGGTTTTTCTTCTGAAGATGACGGTGGAGAGTGAAACGACGGCGCCTCAAATCAAATCTCTCTCTTGTAAACACAAAATCAACCGAGGTATGAGAAACACGAGTATTAAAATGGGCCTTCTGGACTACCTGGCCCAGTCTAATTAGCTTATGGCCTCCTGCAGCTCTTTAATTTCTCTTTACACCCCTTGGAAGATGTGTAAAGACCCAAATATTCCGCTCTGCCTAAGTACAAAATTAAactctcttctttttgttttctactaATCTGCTAGCCGTATGTACGCACGGGCTtcccgtttttttttttcttattttatgctatttaaaagattattttcaatttactatatatttaattgacggtttatttatagaattttaatgaaatttcgaaattaatatttaaatatgtgtgtgttttcttgtaaggatataaaaaaaagggtaTTATCGTtagttatgttttattttaaaaaaatatttattatattttggatatttaaaatattattttattgcatgacttaaattaaaaaatcttaattttaagaGAATTTAAACTATTTGTTAAAGTAGGTTTTTAAACAtttagataatatataaatgcggtagttttaatgataatttctaaatattataatcttataaatatcaaatgttATCCAAAGTCGTTTCAAGTTACAATTGAGATTAATTGAAGGTGAAATATATATTTGGGTTTTCTGATTTAATTACAGATAATGATATATTAGGAATTGTCGCAATCGGGATCGTGACGGAACGGCGAACCGAAAAGACACAcgggtttaaaaaatattatgggagtcgccaccataatttattttggaaaactatggaaaaaccctaaaaaaacaaggtctacgaaaaagagatttttaagttcgggaatcaGTTACGCGTAAGGAAAGTGTTAGCACTTACCGCgccgcctgcccgaaggcagtacctttaattatgtataaaattaatgtggttttcttttaaaatatttaattttccccaaaaacgaaaataaaatagaataaaatattaggaaa
This genomic interval from Vigna radiata var. radiata cultivar VC1973A chromosome 8, Vradiata_ver6, whole genome shotgun sequence contains the following:
- the LOC106771248 gene encoding zinc finger protein 593 is translated as MGGKCPHRNVKKRRYSHKTARRTKFELKGDDMVYAQLNKPDEEITPLPVDEDLPGMGQHYCPHCDRYFSNTTVRDEHFKTKRHKKRVKQMMGPAPHTQLDAELAAGMGMPDNGPKLMSM